The following coding sequences lie in one Cannabis sativa cultivar Pink pepper isolate KNU-18-1 chromosome 5, ASM2916894v1, whole genome shotgun sequence genomic window:
- the LOC115703702 gene encoding LOW QUALITY PROTEIN: DUF21 domain-containing protein At2g14520 (The sequence of the model RefSeq protein was modified relative to this genomic sequence to represent the inferred CDS: substituted 1 base at 1 genomic stop codon), protein MRNDDIPCCELDFWLFLAISFVLVLFSGITSGLALGLLSFTQVDLEVLIKSGQLHDQKNAAKILPLIKNEHLLLCTLLISKSLAMEALPIFLDSILPSWAAIIMSVTLVVAFAEVIPQAVCSRYGLSIGAKMSSFVRLLLFIFFPISKPISKVTAXLLGEGHSVLLRRAELKTLVDLHANEAGKGGELSHHETMIINGALDLTQKIAKDAMTPISETFSLEINSKLDMQTMGLIASKGHSRIPVYSGSKTNIIGLILVKNLFFCNPENETPIKHMTLRRIPRVYDNWPLYDILNQFQKGHSHMAAVVRSKDIKHDHKDSNVDKHSLMNLNLTPGETQAHSCIFYQKEHLTISNETSPSYSFEDGDVCCGTRQPLQIDSSEEVIGIITMEDVMEELLQEDILDETDQYVDVHNKIKINLRHLRRSSSRSPKRCISHLHWRTPDQSPLSSDTPVSIESYSKPPLIRSSLLYESSPGKSTPNSPVQSEGGSLCNSSPSSYRVCQNSKLGYSPSY, encoded by the exons ATGAGAAACGATGATATCCCATGTTGTGAGCTGGATTTTTGGTTGTTTCTAGCCATAAGTTTTGTCCTTGTGTTATTTTCAGGCATTACTTCAGGCCTTGCTCTAGGACTCTTGTCCTTCACCCAAGTTGATCTTGAGGTCCTTATTAAGTCTGGTCAGCTTCATGACCAAAAAAATGCAG CAAAGATTCTACCTCTTATAAAAAATGAACACCTACTTCTATGTACTCTTCTTATAAGCAAATCACTGGCAATGGAG GCACTTCCCATTTTCCTGGACTCAATCCTTCCATCTTGGGCTGCTATTATTATGTCAGTCACCCTAGTTGTTGCGTTCGCAGAG GTAATTCCTCAAGCTGTGTGCTCTCGTTATGGACTTAGTATTGGTGCAAAGATGTCTAGCTTTGTTCGGCTGCTTCTCTTTATCTTCTTTCCTATATCAAAACCAATCAGCAAGGTGA CTGCTTGACTCCTAGGGGAAGGACATTCTGTACTACTGAGACGGGCCGAGCTAAAGACATTGGTGGATTTGCATGCAAATGAG gCAGGGAAAGGTGGAGAATTGTCACATCACGAAACCATGATTATAAATGGAGCTCTTGATTTAACACAGAAGATTGCTAAAGATGCAATGACACCCATATCTGAAACTTTTTCTCTTGAAATAAACTCCAAACTTGACAT GCAAACTATGGGTTTAATAGCAAGCAAAGGCCACAGCCGCATACCTGTCTACTCCGGAAGCAAGACAAATATAATTGGCCTCATTTTG GTTAAGAATTTATTCTTCTGCAACCCTGAAAATGAAACTCCAATTAAGCATATGACTCTCAGAAGAATTCCCAG GGTTTATGACAATTGGCCTCTTTATGATATATTGAACCAATTCCAGAAGGGTCATAGTCACATGGCTGCAGTTGTGAGGAGTAAGGATATTAAACATGATCATAAAGATAGTAATGTTGACAAACATAGTTTGATGAATCTAAATTTAACTCCAGGAGAAACACAAg CTCACAGTTGTATATTTTATCAAAAGGAACATTTGACTATCTCTAATGAGACATCACCTTCTTACTCATTTGAAGATGGAGATGTATGTTGTGGAACTCGACAACCTCTTCAAATCGACTCGAGTGAAGAGGTTATTGGGATCATAACAATGGAAGATGTCATGGAGGAACTGTTGCAG GAAGACATATTGGATGAAACTGACCAATATGTTGATGTGCACAACAA AATCAAAATCAACCTGAGGCATTTAAGAAGATCATCATCAAGATCTCCAAAAAGATGTATTTCTCACCTTCATTGGAGGACTCCAGATCAGTCTCCACTCTCGTCAGACACTCCTGTTTCTATTGAATCATATAGTAAACCACCTCTAATAAGATCATCACTTTTATATGAGTCTTCTCCTGGAAAGTCCACACCGAATTCTCCAGTTCAATCTGAGGGTGGTTCTCTTTGTAATAGCTCACCATCCTCATATAGAGTATGTCAAAACTCCAAGCTTGGCTACTCACCCAGTTACTGA
- the LOC133037792 gene encoding protein PATRONUS 2-like, with amino-acid sequence MASQLAHLFQDQNFNAQYGASAGGKMNAIKPGKNGKGGLSGRKPLGEISNSANIAPPLAHASKKHNSKNFASTNEVAHEKSTAKTSDKVETRSRKALSDISNSVKPHLHQAPKNRQNIKAPILDDYSFPSCIAEEQFLHDHQKCIKANATSEMNDFFNTIGLKNVSLKQVDSPKSFSKSMKNQLEFVEIPEFLEDEYLWKQNTPPKTPKSPNYNASNSLDVWTKDFDYVNFKLL; translated from the exons ATGGCATCCCAATTGGCTCACCTTTTTCAAGATCAAAACTTTAATGCCCAATATG GAGCTTCTGCTGGGGGAAAGATGAATGCAATTAAACCAGGGAAGAATGGTAAAGGAGGGCTTAGTGGAAGGAAGCCACTTGGGGAAATATCAAACTCTGCTAACATTGCCCCACCTCTAGCACATGCCTCTAAAAAGCATAACTCCAAAAACTTTGCTTCTACTAATGAAGTTGCACATGAAAAAAGTACTGCTAAAACTTCAGACAAAGTGGAGACTCGTAGTAGGAAAGCCCTCTCTGATATTTCAAACTCAGTGAAACCACATCTCCACCAGGCTCCAAAGAACAGGCAAAACATCAAGGCACCTATTCTTGATGATTATTCCTTTCCCAGTTGCATTGCAGAGGAACAGTTTCTTCATGACCATCAGAAATGCATTAAAGCCAATGCTACTTCAGAAATGAATGACTTCTTTAATACAATTGGACTAAAGAATG TTTCTCTGAAACAGGTTGATTCTCCTAAGAGCTTTTCCAAGTCAATGAAG AATCAGTTGGAATTTGTGGAGATACCCGAGTTTCTTGAAGATGAGTATCTTTGGAAACAGAACACTCCACCAAAGACTCCTAAATCACCAAATTACAACGCTTCAAATTCTCTAGATGTTTGGACCAAGGACTTTGATTACGTCAATTTCAAGTTGCTCTGA
- the LOC115717545 gene encoding uncharacterized protein LOC115717545 isoform X2 has translation MDYVDRLYQCFKCGISTPESAVGERKASKRKLRHGVSNSTRPSILSPESQSQKPKKRSKIQSSIDKCGSATSEEKQISPVVFYGSPHGVPPKRPSRLLLRLLNEIRVDLFEHSKSSSREIWSTFPRQEEAMKFAKGHDHARLFSYQDHFNGQRRFLVSTYMEFWKRYKNMDSKFRHHYEVIQEGLPCHLYFDLEFSRRENAEKDGDEMVDLLISVILEALRDKFSIQGSREWIVELDSSTDGKFSRHLIIRIPKTAFKDNSHAGAFVNESDEEMFMDSLICNMDADCEKLLVCKMDLLCTKILQFNTEVNRSYEQRYSCPQELALNGCGINSSATYLMGKSPLPALDTFIESIASTGNVPGKIRSWYLFSDYGLMVYSMSRNRYCERIGREHKSNHVIYVVDLRRADYYQKCHDPDCRGYRSPLRPVPLDIIPDTLDQKGSEVYELGQQNDKSMAHNSISTPDSWWLEAMRLADNVEKRQALSDLSMMENINDDDDEDFDNWWNSVESTELSHLLV, from the exons ATGGATTACGTTGATCGGTTGTATCAGTGCTTCAAGTGCGGCATTTCTACTCCTG AATCTGCTGTTGGAGAGAGAAAGGCAAGTAAAAGAAAGTTGAGGCATGGGGTTTCTAATTCTACACGCCCATCTATTCTTTCTCCAGAATCACAATCTCAAAAACCCAAGAAACGATCCAAAATACAATCTTCCATTGACAAA TGTGGTTCGGCGACAAGCGAGGAGAAGCAGATTTCACCTGTCGTATTCTATGGTTCACCGCATGGTGTACCTCCAAAACGACCGTCGCGGTTGTTGTTGCGATTGTTGAATGAAATTCGCGTGGATCTTTTTGAACATAGTAAATCGAGCTCAAG AGAAATATGGTCTACATTTCCGAGGCAGGAGGAAGCGATGAAGTTTGCCAAGGGGCATGACCATGCTCGTCTTTTCAGTTACCAAGATCATTTTAATGGGCAAAGAAGGTTCCTTGTTTCAACTTACATGGAATTCTGGAAAAG ATACAAGAATATGGACTCGAAGTTTCGCCACCATTATGAAGTGATTCAGGAG GGTCTACCATGCCATCTTTACTTTGACTTGGAGTTCAGTAGGAGAGAGAATGCAGAAAAAGATGGAGACGAAATGGTTGATCTTCTGATATCGGTTATTTTGGAAGCCTTGcgtgataaattctcaattcAAGGAAGTAGAGAATGGATAGTAGAGCTTGATTCTTCTACTGATG GGAAGTTCTCTCGGCATTTAATCATTCGCATACCAAAGACTGCTTTTAAAGACAACTCACATGCAGGTGCATTTGTCAATGAG AGTGATGAGGAGATGTTCATGGATTCCTTGATCTGCAATATGGATGCTGATTGTGAGAAGCTTTTAGTCTGCAAAATGGATCTTCTCTGTACAAAGATCCTTCAATTCAATACAGAG GTCAATCGTAGTTATGAACAACGTTACAGTTGCCCTCAAGAACTCGCATTGAATGGTTGTGGAATTAACTCTTCAGCAACATACTTAATGGGAAAATCTCCGCTCCCTGCTTTGGACACATTTATAGAATCTATTGCCAGTACTGGAAATGTACCAG GCAAAATACGTTCTTggtacttgttttcagactacGGGCTGATGGTCTACAGCATGTCAAGAAACAGATACTGTGAGAGAATTGGTAGAGAGCACAAAAGCAATCATG TGATATACGTTGTCGACCTGAGACGAGCTGATTATTATCAAAAATGTCATGATCCCGATTGCAGAG GTTATCGTTCACCCTTGCGTCCAGTTCCACTGGATATTATACCTGATACTTTGGACCAGAAAGGATCTGAAGTTTATGAACTAGGACAGCAGAATGATAAAAGCATGGCCCACAATTCCATTTCCACCCCAGATTCATGGTGGCTTGAAGCCATGAGACTAGCAGATAATGTTGAAAAAAGGCAGGCTCTATCAGACCTGAGTATGATG GAAAACATCAATGACGATGACGATGAAGATTTCGACAACTGGTGGAATTCTGTGGAAAGCACTGAACTTTCTCACTTACTAGTTTAA
- the LOC115717545 gene encoding uncharacterized protein LOC115717545 isoform X1: MDYVDRLYQCFKCGISTPESAVGERKASKRKLRHGVSNSTRPSILSPESQSQKPKKRSKIQSSIDKCGSATSEEKQISPVVFYGSPHGVPPKRPSRLLLRLLNEIRVDLFEHSKSSSREIWSTFPRQEEAMKFAKGHDHARLFSYQDHFNGQRRFLVSTYMEFWKRYKNMDSKFRHHYEVIQEGLPCHLYFDLEFSRRENAEKDGDEMVDLLISVILEALRDKFSIQGSREWIVELDSSTDGKFSRHLIIRIPKTAFKDNSHAGAFVNEICSRIINGKENDGQLEKLFIKKESNSTDSPCQLFVDTAVYSRNRCFRLALSSKAGKSSVLLPTGRCRAKNMSDEEMFMDSLICNMDADCEKLLVCKMDLLCTKILQFNTEVNRSYEQRYSCPQELALNGCGINSSATYLMGKSPLPALDTFIESIASTGNVPGKIRSWYLFSDYGLMVYSMSRNRYCERIGREHKSNHVIYVVDLRRADYYQKCHDPDCRGYRSPLRPVPLDIIPDTLDQKGSEVYELGQQNDKSMAHNSISTPDSWWLEAMRLADNVEKRQALSDLSMMENINDDDDEDFDNWWNSVESTELSHLLV; this comes from the exons ATGGATTACGTTGATCGGTTGTATCAGTGCTTCAAGTGCGGCATTTCTACTCCTG AATCTGCTGTTGGAGAGAGAAAGGCAAGTAAAAGAAAGTTGAGGCATGGGGTTTCTAATTCTACACGCCCATCTATTCTTTCTCCAGAATCACAATCTCAAAAACCCAAGAAACGATCCAAAATACAATCTTCCATTGACAAA TGTGGTTCGGCGACAAGCGAGGAGAAGCAGATTTCACCTGTCGTATTCTATGGTTCACCGCATGGTGTACCTCCAAAACGACCGTCGCGGTTGTTGTTGCGATTGTTGAATGAAATTCGCGTGGATCTTTTTGAACATAGTAAATCGAGCTCAAG AGAAATATGGTCTACATTTCCGAGGCAGGAGGAAGCGATGAAGTTTGCCAAGGGGCATGACCATGCTCGTCTTTTCAGTTACCAAGATCATTTTAATGGGCAAAGAAGGTTCCTTGTTTCAACTTACATGGAATTCTGGAAAAG ATACAAGAATATGGACTCGAAGTTTCGCCACCATTATGAAGTGATTCAGGAG GGTCTACCATGCCATCTTTACTTTGACTTGGAGTTCAGTAGGAGAGAGAATGCAGAAAAAGATGGAGACGAAATGGTTGATCTTCTGATATCGGTTATTTTGGAAGCCTTGcgtgataaattctcaattcAAGGAAGTAGAGAATGGATAGTAGAGCTTGATTCTTCTACTGATG GGAAGTTCTCTCGGCATTTAATCATTCGCATACCAAAGACTGCTTTTAAAGACAACTCACATGCAGGTGCATTTGTCAATGAG ATATGCTCACGGATTATCAACGGAAAGGAAAATGATGGACAACTTGAAAAATTGTTTATCAAGAAAGAGTCAAATTCTACCGACTCTCCTTGTCAACTGTTTGTGGACACTGCAGTCTATTCCAGAAATCGTTGTTTCCGTCTAGCTCTATCATCAAAGGCTGGGAAGAGTTCTGTGCTTTTACCCACAGGACGTTGCAGAGCTAAGAACATG AGTGATGAGGAGATGTTCATGGATTCCTTGATCTGCAATATGGATGCTGATTGTGAGAAGCTTTTAGTCTGCAAAATGGATCTTCTCTGTACAAAGATCCTTCAATTCAATACAGAG GTCAATCGTAGTTATGAACAACGTTACAGTTGCCCTCAAGAACTCGCATTGAATGGTTGTGGAATTAACTCTTCAGCAACATACTTAATGGGAAAATCTCCGCTCCCTGCTTTGGACACATTTATAGAATCTATTGCCAGTACTGGAAATGTACCAG GCAAAATACGTTCTTggtacttgttttcagactacGGGCTGATGGTCTACAGCATGTCAAGAAACAGATACTGTGAGAGAATTGGTAGAGAGCACAAAAGCAATCATG TGATATACGTTGTCGACCTGAGACGAGCTGATTATTATCAAAAATGTCATGATCCCGATTGCAGAG GTTATCGTTCACCCTTGCGTCCAGTTCCACTGGATATTATACCTGATACTTTGGACCAGAAAGGATCTGAAGTTTATGAACTAGGACAGCAGAATGATAAAAGCATGGCCCACAATTCCATTTCCACCCCAGATTCATGGTGGCTTGAAGCCATGAGACTAGCAGATAATGTTGAAAAAAGGCAGGCTCTATCAGACCTGAGTATGATG GAAAACATCAATGACGATGACGATGAAGATTTCGACAACTGGTGGAATTCTGTGGAAAGCACTGAACTTTCTCACTTACTAGTTTAA
- the LOC115716416 gene encoding protein SAR DEFICIENT 4: protein MASSTSMSAAVAPSTLINSESLRSLISHRSLIDHFQSSLPKASSSLCNPIRQSHDVSPTSSLLLMPSWSTSPSLPYIGVKLVTFFPDNSAINLPGVHASYVLFSSTNGQPLASIDGTEMTLIRTSCVSGLASRILARDDSRVLVMIGAGAMAPHLIRSHLVARPSLKKVVIWNRTVEKARKLAEKMKESVELDGVCFESNNGCLDELVEMGDIVSCATNSEVPLVKGQKLKPGAHLDLVGSFKHSMKECDDEAIKRGRVFVDNEAALVEAGELVGAFERGVIEKKDIGGNLVELVTGEKVGRSNSEEITVFKSVGSAVVDILAAQLVYETYMQQQHK from the coding sequence ATGGCTTCTTCCACATCCATGTCCGCCGCCGTAGCACCCTCAACTCTCATCAACAGTGAATCACTGCGGTCCCTCATCTCTCATCGAAGTCTAATCGATCATTTTCAATCCTCTCTGCCCAAAGCTTCATCATCGCTCTGTAACCCAATTCGGCAAAGCCATGAcgtttcacccacttcatctcTCCTCCTCATGCCATCTTGGTCCACTTCTCCTTCTCTGCCTTATATAGGGGTCAAGCTTGTGACTTTCTTCCCAGATAACTCTGCAATAAACTTGCCCGGAGTGCATGCCAGTTATGTGCTCTTCAGCTCCACAAATGGGCAACCTTTGGCTTCCATTGACGGAACCGAAATGACCCTTATAAGAACTTCATGTGTTTCAGGCTTAGCTTCGAGAATTTTGGCCAGAGACGATAGCCGAGTTTTGGTGATGATCGGTGCTGGGGCTATGGCACCACATCTGATTAGATCCCATCTTGTGGCAAGACCCAGTTTGAAGAAAGTTGTAATCTGGAACCGTACGGTGGAAAAGGCAAGAAAATTGGCtgagaaaatgaaagaaagTGTGGAACTTGATGGGGTTTGTTTTGAGAGCAATAATGGGTGTTTGGATGAATTGGTTGAGATGGGAGATATTGTGAGCTGCGCAACAAACTCAGAGGTGCCGCTTGTGAAGGGCCAGAAACTAAAACCAGGTGCTCATCTTGACTTGGTTGGCTCGTTCAAACACTCCATGAAGGAGTGTGATGATGAGGCTATAAAGAGAGGAAGAGTGTTTGTGGACAATGAGGCTGCTTTGGTTGAGGCAGGTGAGTTAGTGGGTGCTTTTGAGAGAGGTGTGATTGAGAAAAAAGACATTGGAGGAAACTTGGTAGAACTTGTAACAGGTGAGAAGGTTGGGAGAAGCAATTCTGAAGAGATTACTGTTTTCAAGTCTGTTGGATCAGCTGTGGTGGATATTCTAGCAGCTCAATTGGTTTATGAGACCTATATGCAGCAACAACACAAGTAG
- the LOC115716414 gene encoding uncharacterized protein At3g49140, whose product MIHSAMTFRFSAAIAAAPYYRPMLSSDDVNGLVHVTSCRVSHASVFHVPWRRYRRTKNASPRRCHVIKNRIHASTKHLGPGSDPIKQNGRPQYHPFEDIAKLTPENGAGARLTSAEIARTIIEVNSKATLMFSNLMNDEISESMFWPELPYVTDEHGNIYFHVKEGGDTMQSLTSEDNFVQVIIGLDTMEMISEMELSGPSEIDFGIDEIEDEDSDDEDEDDEEDEETDDYDSDWVAILEDDDPDDSDEALGDWAKLETMRASHPMFFAKTLAEVVSDGSKDWMEQPPASLAIQGLIRPALIKEHLVIRKHLSNLESDDAAPDKNVGESVEDNSEEDVKINGHQRESESNNDNSTGTEEEPEKDDFTTNGATFYKLEMIKIQLFSANGNQTVVEVEDYTKAQPDAIAHSAAKIISRLKDGGETITQALKSLCFRVMGIQVEEAVIIGVDSLGFDMRICSEKQVQTLRFAFDTRATSEYGAERQLNDLLFSRVQHKSQKMKQTQQNEC is encoded by the exons atgattCACTCCGCCATGACCTTCCGATTCTCCGCCGCCATAGCCGCCGCACCTT ATTATCGGCCTATGTTGAGCTCCGACGATGTCAACGGACTTGTTCATGTAACCTCTTGCCGCGTTTCTCACGCCTCCGTATTCCACGTCCCGTG GAGAAGATATCGAAGAACGAAAAATGCTTCTCCTAGAAGATGCCATGTCATTAAGAATAGGATTCATGCTTCAACAAAGCATTTAGGGCCTGGTTCAGATCCCATAAAGCAGAATGGAAGACCACAATATCACCCATTTGAGGACATTGCTAAATTAACACCAGAGAATGGTGCAGGTGCTAGACTTACATCTGCAGAAATTGCCAGGACAATAATTGAG GTAAACAGCAAGGCAACACTTATGTTTTCAAATTTGATGAATGATGAAATCAGTGAGAGTATGTTCTGGCCAGAGTTGCCTTATGTAACTGATGAACATGGAA ATATATATTTTCATGTTAAAGAGGGTGGAGATACTATGCAATCCCTGACCTCGGAAGATAACTTCGTG CAAGTTATTATAGGCTTGGACACTATGGAAATGATCAGTGAAATGGAATTATCAGGCCCATCAGAAATTGATTTTGGAATTGATGAGATTGAAGATGAAGATAGCGATGATGAAGATGAGGATGATGAGGAAGATGAAGAGACTGATGATTATGATTCG GACTGGGTTGCTATTCTTGAAGATGACGATCCGGATGATTCTGATGAGGCACTTGGAGACTGGGCAAAGTTGGAGACTATGCGTGCCTCTCATCCTATGTTTTTTGCCAAAACACTTGCAGAG GTTGTTTCAGATGGCTCTAAAGATTGGATGGAGCAGCCACCAGCTAGTCTAGCTATTCAAGGCCTTATAAGACCTGCCTTAATTAAGGAACATTTGGTCATTCGGAAACATCTATCCAACCTAGAGAGCGATGATGCTGCACCGGATAAAAATGTTGGAGAATCTGTAGAAGATAATTCAGAAGAAGATGTTAAAATTAATGGTCATCAACGTGAATCTGAATCTAACAATGATAATTCAACTGGGACAGAAGAAGAACCAGAGAAGGATGACTTCACAACAAATGGGGCTACATTTTACAAGCTGGAGATGATTAAAATTCAGTTATTTTCAGCCAATGGAAATCAG ACCGTTGTTGAAGTAGAAGACTATACGAAAGCTCAGCCTGATGCGATAGCACACTCAGCTGCTAAAATTATATCTCGCCTGAAAGATGGTGGAGAAACGATTACGCAAGCCCTCAAGTCTCTATGCTTTAGAGTAATGGGTATTCAAGTGGAG GAGGCTGTGATTATTGGTGTAGATTCCCTTGGTTTTGATATGAGAATTTGCTCAGAGAAACAAGTCCAAACACTGCGGTTTGCATTTGATACCAGG GCAACTTCTGAGTATGGAGCGGAGAGGCAActaaatgatttattattttcaagGGTGCAACACAAATCACAAAAGATGAAACAAACACAGCAAAACGAATGCTAA
- the LOC133037793 gene encoding uncharacterized protein LOC133037793, producing the protein MLTPKEWLTDDHIDAAMHMLRRRRTDYPLTFPQKGVILSTFVTTMISSAWTSHKGPRKNFVWEDYILDYCRGVHKSQVFERWRGNEFIYFVLNLPEARHWVTLEVDIELWKINVYDYDSSVCHWTALELILKTWGELLPSLILATGEFPHNNQIMALTNRDITVLPKMHSTRATHDLVPKSTTRYIAIKKYYSIKICFTLD; encoded by the exons atgctcacaccaaaggaatggcttacagatgac CATATAGATGCAGCAATGCATATGCTGAGGAGGCGACGCACCGACTATCCACTGACATTTCCTCAGAAGGGTGTCATTCTCTCCACATTCGTGACGACCATGATCAGCAGTGCATGGACGAGCCACAAGGGTCCGAGGAAAAACTTTGTGTGGGAGGATTATATCCTGGACTACTGCAGAGGGGTtcataag tcccaagtctttgagagatggaggggtaacgagtttatttacttcgttctgAACCTTCCCGAGGCAAGGCACTGGGTCACACTTGAAGTCGACATAGAgctgtggaaaattaatgtctacGACTATGATTCCAGCGTCTGTCATTGGACCGCCTTGGAACTCATCCTGAAGACTTGGGGAGAACTGCTGCCCTCGCTAATCCTTGCAACCGGGGAATTTCCACATAACAACCAGATCATGGCGTTAACTAACAGGGACATCACGGTGCTTCCAAAAATGCACTCGACTCGAGCCACTCACGACTTAGTTCCGAAGTCAACAACCAGGTACATagcgataaaaaagtactatagtattaaaatatgttttacgttagactga